The following proteins come from a genomic window of Syngnathus acus chromosome 15, fSynAcu1.2, whole genome shotgun sequence:
- the rgs17 gene encoding regulator of G-protein signaling 17 isoform X1 yields MPRSVSGVEMRKRQAAHIEAPPQVPGQPRPNTCCLCWCGCCKCLWSEDRMERSERQTCTRMDSIEAAEEHVSCRRHPSLDEVLSWSRSFEMMLRSLEGREIFREFLRSEYSEDNLLFWLACDELKKETDPSVVDEKARIIYEDYVSILSPKEVSLDSRVREGINQSLAEPSSLMYEEAQLQIYTLMHRDSFPRFLNSSVYRDLLANRRRTCLDT; encoded by the exons ATG CCCCGGAGTGTGAGTGGAGTGGAGATGAGAAAAAGGCAGGCGGCGCACATCGAGGCCCCACCGCAGGTCCCCGGACAGCCCCGACCCAACACCTGCTGCCTCTGCTGGTGCGGCTGCTGCAAGTGTCTCTG GAGTGAAGACCGGATGGAGAGAAGCGAACGCCAGACCTGCACCAGGATGGACAGTATTGAAGCTGCAGAAGAACA CGTGTCCTGCCGCAGACACCCCAGCCTCGACGAGGTGCTGTCGTGGTCTCGGAGCTTTGAGATGATGCTGCGCTCGCTGGAGGGCAGGGAGATCTTTCGGGAGTTCCTCAGGTCAGAGTACAGCGAGGACAACCTCCTCTTCTGGTTGGCCTGCGacgagctgaagaaggagaCGGATCCCTCAGTGGTGGACGAGAAGGCCAGGATCATATACGAAGACTACGTGTCCATACTGTCGCCGAAAGAG GTGAGCCTGGACTCACGGGTACGCGAGGGCATCAACCAGAGCCTGGCCGAGCCCAGCAGCCTGATGTACGAGGAGGCACAGCTCCAAATCTACACGCTGATGCACCGGGACTCCTTCCCCCGCTTCCTCAACTCCAGCGTTTACAGAGACCTCCTCGCCAACAGGAGGCGCACCTGCCTGGACACCTAA
- the rgs17 gene encoding regulator of G-protein signaling 17 isoform X2, whose protein sequence is MPRSVSGVEMRKRQAAHIEAPPQVPGQPRPNTCCLCWCGCCKCLWSEDRMERSERQTCTRMDSIEAAEEQHPSLDEVLSWSRSFEMMLRSLEGREIFREFLRSEYSEDNLLFWLACDELKKETDPSVVDEKARIIYEDYVSILSPKEVSLDSRVREGINQSLAEPSSLMYEEAQLQIYTLMHRDSFPRFLNSSVYRDLLANRRRTCLDT, encoded by the exons ATG CCCCGGAGTGTGAGTGGAGTGGAGATGAGAAAAAGGCAGGCGGCGCACATCGAGGCCCCACCGCAGGTCCCCGGACAGCCCCGACCCAACACCTGCTGCCTCTGCTGGTGCGGCTGCTGCAAGTGTCTCTG GAGTGAAGACCGGATGGAGAGAAGCGAACGCCAGACCTGCACCAGGATGGACAGTATTGAAGCTGCAGAAGAACA ACACCCCAGCCTCGACGAGGTGCTGTCGTGGTCTCGGAGCTTTGAGATGATGCTGCGCTCGCTGGAGGGCAGGGAGATCTTTCGGGAGTTCCTCAGGTCAGAGTACAGCGAGGACAACCTCCTCTTCTGGTTGGCCTGCGacgagctgaagaaggagaCGGATCCCTCAGTGGTGGACGAGAAGGCCAGGATCATATACGAAGACTACGTGTCCATACTGTCGCCGAAAGAG GTGAGCCTGGACTCACGGGTACGCGAGGGCATCAACCAGAGCCTGGCCGAGCCCAGCAGCCTGATGTACGAGGAGGCACAGCTCCAAATCTACACGCTGATGCACCGGGACTCCTTCCCCCGCTTCCTCAACTCCAGCGTTTACAGAGACCTCCTCGCCAACAGGAGGCGCACCTGCCTGGACACCTAA
- the rgs17 gene encoding regulator of G-protein signaling 17 isoform X3: MRKRQAAHIEAPPQVPGQPRPNTCCLCWCGCCKCLWSEDRMERSERQTCTRMDSIEAAEEHVSCRRHPSLDEVLSWSRSFEMMLRSLEGREIFREFLRSEYSEDNLLFWLACDELKKETDPSVVDEKARIIYEDYVSILSPKEVSLDSRVREGINQSLAEPSSLMYEEAQLQIYTLMHRDSFPRFLNSSVYRDLLANRRRTCLDT; this comes from the exons ATGAGAAAAAGGCAGGCGGCGCACATCGAGGCCCCACCGCAGGTCCCCGGACAGCCCCGACCCAACACCTGCTGCCTCTGCTGGTGCGGCTGCTGCAAGTGTCTCTG GAGTGAAGACCGGATGGAGAGAAGCGAACGCCAGACCTGCACCAGGATGGACAGTATTGAAGCTGCAGAAGAACA CGTGTCCTGCCGCAGACACCCCAGCCTCGACGAGGTGCTGTCGTGGTCTCGGAGCTTTGAGATGATGCTGCGCTCGCTGGAGGGCAGGGAGATCTTTCGGGAGTTCCTCAGGTCAGAGTACAGCGAGGACAACCTCCTCTTCTGGTTGGCCTGCGacgagctgaagaaggagaCGGATCCCTCAGTGGTGGACGAGAAGGCCAGGATCATATACGAAGACTACGTGTCCATACTGTCGCCGAAAGAG GTGAGCCTGGACTCACGGGTACGCGAGGGCATCAACCAGAGCCTGGCCGAGCCCAGCAGCCTGATGTACGAGGAGGCACAGCTCCAAATCTACACGCTGATGCACCGGGACTCCTTCCCCCGCTTCCTCAACTCCAGCGTTTACAGAGACCTCCTCGCCAACAGGAGGCGCACCTGCCTGGACACCTAA